The bacterium genome contains a region encoding:
- the gap gene encoding type I glyceraldehyde-3-phosphate dehydrogenase, with protein sequence MINIGINGFGRIGRLAFRIAVSKHLGEVKIGAINTSGSMDSSGWAHLVNYDTMYRKYEYEVKSDDSTKNEEVIGNLKISERNVDVPLLAQRDPALIPWGKYGVDVVIEATGKFTSEEDAKKHAIGGAKRVIISAPSKGGNVGTFVLGVNDTNTEAQVISNASCTTNCVAPVAAVMHAAFGIEKAMMTTVHSYTDDQNLQDGSHKDLRRSRAAAQNIVPTTTGAAIAVTETIPELKGLFDGMSLRVPVATGSITDFTFLLKKDVTVEEVNNAFKEAVKNPIYKGVLAVSDGFLVSSDIVGRSESAIVDLPLTQVVAGNMVKVFAWYDNEWGYANRLVEQVIRVGRSLDSNKIPTDTITLLHSNN encoded by the coding sequence ATGATTAATATAGGTATCAATGGATTTGGAAGAATTGGAAGACTAGCCTTCAGGATTGCTGTTTCTAAACATTTGGGCGAGGTTAAGATTGGTGCAATTAATACTTCAGGATCAATGGACTCTTCAGGTTGGGCACACCTTGTTAATTATGACACGATGTATAGAAAATATGAGTATGAGGTAAAAAGTGACGACTCGACTAAAAACGAAGAAGTAATTGGGAACTTAAAGATAAGTGAAAGAAATGTGGATGTTCCACTTTTAGCACAACGCGACCCTGCCTTAATTCCCTGGGGGAAGTACGGTGTGGATGTTGTGATTGAGGCAACTGGTAAATTTACTTCAGAGGAGGATGCCAAAAAGCACGCAATTGGTGGAGCTAAGAGAGTTATTATTTCAGCACCAAGCAAAGGTGGTAATGTGGGCACTTTTGTTTTGGGGGTTAATGACACAAACACTGAGGCTCAAGTTATATCTAACGCCTCTTGTACTACAAATTGTGTTGCTCCCGTTGCTGCAGTAATGCATGCAGCCTTTGGAATTGAAAAGGCGATGATGACAACTGTACATAGTTATACTGATGACCAAAATTTACAAGATGGTAGTCATAAAGATTTAAGAAGAAGTCGTGCAGCTGCTCAAAACATTGTTCCAACAACAACTGGAGCTGCAATTGCTGTTACTGAAACTATTCCAGAGCTAAAAGGTTTGTTTGACGGTATGAGTTTAAGAGTGCCGGTTGCAACTGGTTCAATTACTGATTTTACATTTCTTCTAAAAAAAGATGTAACTGTAGAGGAGGTAAATAACGCTTTTAAAGAGGCAGTTAAAAACCCCATTTATAAGGGAGTTTTAGCGGTTTCTGATGGCTTTTTAGTTTCAAGTGATATCGTTGGTCGAAGCGAGTCTGCAATTGTTGACTTGCCATTAACGCAAGTGGTTGCGGGGAATATGGTTAAAGTATTTGCATGGTATGACAATGAATGGGGTTATGCAAACAGGTTAGTGGAACAAGTAATTCGTGTCGGACGATCTCTTGATAGTAATAAAATACCTACAGACACAATTACTTTGTTACATTCTAATAATTAG
- a CDS encoding LOG family protein, with amino-acid sequence MEEKKYSSKKGYIKSIAFFGDADISEVDETYTQAFKLAGILAKEGYVIVDGGGPGVMEAATSGAKKEGGKTITVTFDPTNAPGFEGKYVGNVPDEEVVTTNYIERMFKLMEYGDVFVLFKGGSGTISEFGTAWVLAKLYHGHHKPFILLGSYWAEIIDVFRKHMNIDAKELSVFEIAHRVEDVLPIIKKFEKQMDGRDHSEDHNMDKYDKAFQI; translated from the coding sequence ATGGAAGAAAAAAAATATTCTAGTAAAAAAGGATATATCAAAAGCATTGCTTTTTTTGGAGATGCTGATATTTCTGAAGTGGACGAAACATATACACAAGCTTTTAAACTTGCAGGGATACTTGCAAAAGAAGGCTATGTCATTGTAGACGGGGGAGGTCCCGGAGTAATGGAGGCCGCAACCTCTGGTGCCAAAAAAGAGGGAGGAAAAACAATCACGGTAACTTTTGATCCGACAAATGCACCAGGATTTGAAGGTAAGTATGTTGGCAATGTCCCGGATGAAGAAGTTGTAACTACCAACTACATTGAAAGGATGTTTAAACTAATGGAATATGGAGATGTATTTGTTTTATTTAAAGGAGGTAGTGGAACAATTTCAGAATTTGGTACTGCTTGGGTTTTGGCAAAACTATATCATGGTCACCATAAACCATTTATTTTACTTGGTAGCTATTGGGCTGAAATAATTGATGTGTTTAGAAAACATATGAATATCGACGCAAAAGAACTTTCTGTTTTTGAAATTGCACATAGAGTTGAAGATGTTTTACCAATAATTAAAAAGTTTGAAAAACAAATGGATGGAAGAGATCACTCAGAAGATCATAATATGGATAAATATGACAAGGCGTTTCAAATATGA
- a CDS encoding transketolase, producing the protein MTKYTIEELQEISVEVRQDIIKMILKAGYGHPAGSLGMVDVFVALYYGILNHDPKNPDWEDRDRLILSNGHICPARYAVMAYSGYFDIKTLFKIGEMGGPLQGHPDKRFLAGVETTSGPLGSGLSQASGIAYCARMDKKRFRTFCITSDGEHNEGNHWEAVMFAGKNNLSNLTMIIDRNNIQIDDFTENVMPLEPLAEKYKAFNWSVLEVDDHNITEIINACNKARAIYENPTVIIARTIPGKGVDFMENNPNWHAKAPNDEQAKQAIKDIRTMQGKVSPYGE; encoded by the coding sequence ATGACAAAGTATACAATTGAAGAATTACAAGAAATATCAGTAGAAGTCAGGCAAGATATCATAAAGATGATATTAAAAGCTGGCTATGGCCATCCTGCTGGATCGCTTGGAATGGTTGACGTTTTTGTGGCCCTTTATTACGGTATTTTAAATCACGATCCCAAAAACCCCGATTGGGAGGACCGTGACAGATTAATACTATCAAACGGCCATATTTGTCCTGCTAGATACGCGGTAATGGCTTATAGCGGATATTTTGATATCAAAACCTTATTTAAAATTGGGGAAATGGGAGGGCCACTTCAAGGTCACCCAGACAAAAGGTTTCTAGCTGGTGTAGAAACAACCTCTGGTCCTTTAGGGTCAGGTTTATCTCAGGCTTCAGGAATTGCGTATTGCGCTCGTATGGATAAGAAAAGGTTCAGAACCTTTTGTATTACCTCAGATGGAGAACATAATGAAGGAAATCACTGGGAAGCGGTTATGTTTGCAGGTAAAAACAATCTTAGTAATTTAACAATGATAATTGATAGAAACAATATCCAAATCGATGATTTTACTGAAAATGTTATGCCACTTGAACCACTGGCTGAAAAGTACAAAGCTTTTAATTGGTCAGTATTAGAAGTTGATGACCACAATATTACTGAAATAATAAACGCTTGTAATAAAGCCCGAGCAATCTATGAAAACCCAACAGTAATTATTGCAAGGACAATTCCAGGCAAAGGAGTTGATTTTATGGAAAATAATCCAAACTGGCATGCAAAAGCACCAAATGATGAACAAGCAAAGCAGGCAATAAAAGATATTAGGACAATGCAGGGGAAAGTCTCACCTTATGGTGAATGA
- a CDS encoding transketolase C-terminal domain-containing protein encodes MINTKLQLSDKLFKKDIEAKFMRDGFGHGLLEAGEKDEKIVALTADLKESTKVNYFADKFPDRFIEVGVAEQNLVTIASGMANYGKIPFATSYACFSPGRNWEQIRTTIAIDGYPVKIIGAQSGLNIGHYGVTHQGLEDIALTRVIPNMNVVVPSDYNEAKKATLEMAKIDEPFYMRLPRIESPVYTTDKTPFKIGKANILTESKNPECLIVACGLMVYEALLAYKELEKNGIDTIVVNLHTIKPLDEEVIIKYAKLTNAVVTIEEHQVLGGMGSAVSEVLSKSFPVQMEILGVQDRFGQSGKPKELFKEYGLTKEDIAKAVKKVIARKNV; translated from the coding sequence ATGATTAATACAAAATTACAATTATCAGACAAGTTGTTTAAGAAAGATATTGAAGCCAAGTTCATGAGAGATGGTTTCGGTCATGGTTTACTTGAAGCGGGAGAGAAGGATGAAAAGATTGTTGCATTAACGGCCGACTTAAAAGAGTCAACAAAAGTAAACTATTTTGCAGATAAATTTCCAGATAGGTTTATAGAAGTTGGGGTTGCAGAGCAAAACTTGGTCACAATTGCCTCAGGTATGGCAAATTACGGCAAAATCCCATTTGCAACAAGTTATGCCTGTTTTTCACCTGGTAGAAACTGGGAACAAATAAGGACAACCATTGCAATTGATGGTTACCCAGTAAAGATAATTGGGGCTCAATCGGGTTTGAATATTGGTCACTATGGTGTGACACATCAAGGTCTAGAAGATATTGCTCTAACAAGAGTTATTCCCAATATGAATGTTGTTGTTCCAAGTGACTATAATGAAGCCAAAAAGGCAACCTTAGAAATGGCAAAAATTGATGAACCTTTCTATATGAGACTTCCAAGAATTGAGAGCCCTGTTTATACAACAGATAAAACACCATTTAAAATCGGAAAGGCAAATATTTTAACTGAAAGTAAAAATCCTGAATGCTTGATTGTTGCTTGCGGATTAATGGTATATGAAGCACTGCTTGCCTACAAAGAATTAGAAAAAAATGGTATTGATACAATTGTTGTAAATCTTCATACAATTAAACCACTGGATGAAGAAGTAATTATAAAGTATGCAAAACTTACAAATGCAGTTGTAACAATTGAGGAGCATCAGGTACTGGGGGGAATGGGGTCTGCAGTATCAGAAGTATTGTCAAAAAGCTTTCCAGTACAAATGGAGATTTTAGGCGTACAAGATAGATTTGGCCAGTCTGGGAAACCAAAGGAATTGTTTAAGGAGTATGGCTTAACCAAGGAAGATATTGCAAAAGCAGTTAAAAAAGTAATTGCTAGAAAAAATGTTTGA
- a CDS encoding fructose-bisphosphate aldolase class I: MNETISKLSQPNKGILAADESTPSIIKRFLSLGLTSTPELNKEYREMLFSTQDMEKYVSGVILFDETIKQGLVETLRNKGIEVGIKVDEGLESFNGSDEKITKGISGLSERLEDYKKLGATFTKWRTVIMITDIYPTEAFLSESLNKMADYAKLVQDKGMIPIIEPEVLLDGNHTNTRCEEISTKVLKKLFEILKSKNVDLASTVLKASMVMPGKESGVVVMPLEVSNSTLRTFRNSVPNEVPLIVFLSGGQTPDQATFNLNEIVKLNTDKNFGSWDLSFSFGRALQEEAMKEWLGNINNVSKAQEVFLERLKKVSKARQGKLSYE, translated from the coding sequence ATGAATGAAACAATTTCCAAACTATCACAACCCAATAAAGGTATTTTGGCTGCTGACGAATCTACTCCTTCTATAATAAAAAGATTTTTGAGTTTAGGTTTAACCTCAACCCCAGAACTAAATAAGGAATATAGAGAAATGCTGTTTTCTACCCAAGATATGGAAAAGTACGTTAGTGGAGTAATTTTATTCGATGAAACAATTAAACAAGGGTTAGTAGAAACCCTAAGAAACAAAGGTATTGAAGTTGGCATTAAAGTTGATGAAGGTTTAGAAAGCTTTAATGGTAGTGATGAAAAAATTACAAAAGGAATAAGTGGTCTTTCTGAAAGACTTGAGGATTACAAAAAGCTAGGAGCAACTTTCACTAAATGGAGAACAGTAATTATGATAACTGATATCTATCCAACGGAGGCATTTTTATCAGAGTCATTAAATAAGATGGCAGATTATGCGAAACTGGTCCAAGATAAGGGTATGATACCAATTATTGAACCAGAAGTTCTTTTAGATGGTAATCATACTAATACTCGATGTGAAGAAATTTCTACAAAAGTATTAAAGAAACTTTTTGAAATTCTAAAATCCAAAAATGTAGATTTAGCATCCACAGTTCTAAAAGCAAGTATGGTTATGCCTGGCAAAGAAAGTGGAGTAGTGGTTATGCCTTTAGAGGTTTCAAATTCAACATTACGTACCTTTAGAAATTCTGTTCCAAACGAAGTTCCATTAATAGTCTTTTTGTCAGGTGGTCAAACTCCAGATCAGGCGACATTTAATTTAAATGAAATAGTGAAACTCAACACAGATAAAAATTTCGGTAGTTGGGATTTATCTTTTTCATTTGGGAGGGCTTTACAAGAAGAAGCAATGAAAGAATGGTTGGGAAATATTAATAACGTTTCCAAAGCCCAAGAAGTATTTTTAGAAAGGCTTAAGAAAGTCTCAAAAGCAAGACAGGGGAAATTGTCATATGAATAA
- a CDS encoding carbohydrate kinase family protein — translation MNNFELLSIGDANLDAFIVPSESESLCEIDTKKCLIAFSYGDKIPVKNLEFSVGGNAANNAVGTKRLGVNTAVVLTLGDDSTGLQIIERLKQEQVDLTYVIQQPSTLSNFNVVVSYTGERTIFTYHSPRSYEFPVQLPKAPWVYLTSMGESYRPFYNHISEWLVKNPEVKLAFNPGSWQLRGGVQEIGNIFKLSSIVFVNKQEAEKLTGYEAKGGVTKELLMSLSGLGPKISVITDGGNGAYLFDGSKFIHCGIMPMDAYERTGAGDAFGSGFLSAIIKRKTVEEALIWGTVNSASVIGYTGAQKGLLKEQDLDTWVERFKSSGVKVEEM, via the coding sequence ATGAATAACTTTGAATTACTATCTATAGGTGATGCTAATCTAGATGCTTTCATTGTTCCCTCAGAATCAGAGTCACTATGCGAAATTGATACAAAAAAATGTTTAATTGCTTTTTCATATGGTGACAAGATACCAGTTAAGAATTTGGAGTTTTCAGTTGGTGGAAATGCTGCAAATAATGCCGTTGGTACAAAAAGGTTGGGTGTAAATACAGCAGTGGTTTTAACACTTGGGGATGATAGTACGGGTTTACAAATAATAGAGAGATTAAAGCAGGAGCAAGTTGATCTAACTTATGTCATTCAACAACCTTCAACTCTATCTAATTTCAATGTAGTTGTAAGCTACACAGGAGAAAGAACAATATTTACCTACCATTCTCCACGTTCATACGAGTTTCCTGTTCAACTGCCTAAAGCGCCTTGGGTTTATTTAACCTCAATGGGTGAGTCGTATAGACCTTTTTATAACCATATTTCTGAATGGCTTGTAAAAAATCCTGAAGTAAAGTTAGCTTTCAATCCTGGTAGTTGGCAACTTCGCGGTGGGGTGCAAGAGATTGGTAATATATTTAAACTTTCAAGTATCGTTTTTGTAAACAAACAAGAAGCCGAAAAACTTACAGGATATGAAGCAAAAGGTGGGGTGACCAAAGAACTCCTAATGTCTCTTTCTGGTTTGGGTCCTAAAATTTCAGTGATAACTGACGGTGGAAATGGTGCATATCTTTTTGACGGTAGTAAATTCATTCATTGTGGAATTATGCCAATGGACGCATATGAGAGAACTGGGGCGGGCGATGCATTTGGTTCAGGATTTTTGTCAGCAATTATTAAAAGAAAAACAGTTGAAGAGGCACTTATTTGGGGAACTGTCAATTCCGCATCAGTCATAGGCTACACTGGGGCTCAGAAAGGACTATTAAAAGAACAAGATTTAGACACTTGGGTTGAAAGGTTTAAGTCTTCAGGGGTTAAAGTCGAGGAGATGTAG